GACCAAATGTACTAGAACAATGTGATTTGATGTGCACTTGTTCTTCCAAAAGCAATTCAACTTAAATAACTGCATGCACCTCATCATAGAACAATTTCAGCAGCAGTCTCCAAATATACCTCAGTATACCAATACTTCACAAGTCGGATGAGGCCTTTCAGTTTAGTGGGTCGGATTATTATAAAGTCTCTCTGAAGTTCGGTGAAGCATGTTGAGAATTCTCCCCCACGTTCTCCAGTTTTAATGAGAGCTTCATAGACCTGATGATTCGGGCGAGTCCCTGTCAGTTGACCTTCAGGACAAAAACGTGACATTTTATTGCTTAGATACTGACAATTTCTGTAATATTAAACTTAATAAGATGTTTGTCATTGACAGAACGATATATAAACATGAGGAAACCTTGGAGGCATTCATCAAtggtatttcatagaaacatagaaaataggtgcaggagtaggacattctgcccttcaagccaacactgccattcaatatgatcatggctgtaccccgttcctgctttctccccatatccctatgattccgttagccctaagagttacatctaactctctcttgaaaacatccagtgaattggcctccactgccttctgtgggagagaattccacagattcacaactctctgggtcaaaaggtttttcctcatcactcACTTTTTTCGGCAAAATCTTAAGCAATCACGATAACTAATTAAAGTTTTTTTCCAACATATTTGACAGCTTCAAAGATGGCAAAAAAAATTACATCACAGGGAGATCCAGAGTCAGACAACCTCAGCAAGATAATGTTCcagctcttagtttagtttggagctacagcgcggaaacagacccttcgggttCAGGTGAAATAGTGAAATCAGTCCGCAGAAATCgatcagcgattcctgcacattaatatAATCCTACacacaaatttacatttataccaagccaattaacctacaaacctgtacatctttggagtgtgggaagaaaacccacgcggtcacagggagaacggagaaactccgtacagacggcacccatggtcagaattgaacccggatctctggtgctgtaaggcagcaactctaccgctgggcaatCCATTCCGGACCACTCTAGAGGCTTAAACACGAAAATCTAGGCTGACATTTCAATCCATTATTGAAAATGTCGTACGAATCTGAGGTCCTCCAATTCctactttacctcgcactaaacattattccctttattctgtatctgtatactgtggatagcttgattgtaatcatatttagGTCTTTCTGCTAacaggataacatggaacaaaacaacttttcactgtacctcagtacatgtgacaataataaactaaactaatctaaactaccgACCAGCGACAAAAAAGCAAAGGACAAGAGTCATTGCTCCTATTTTAAGAAAAGCCATGGTTTGATCCTCTGTTACCTAACCATTATTTTTCCTTCCATCCACCACAAAAAAGAATTGATCATTTGACATATTGCTGTTGTGGAAGCTTGCTATGCGAGAATTGACTGCTATgcgtatagaatcatagagtcatatggtatggaaacaggccctatggtcaGCCCAACTCAACGCCATTGACCGGGATTCCGCTAGTCCTaagctaagctagtcctatttgcctgctttttagcccatattcctctgaacctttccgatGCGTGCATTATAATGATATCTACACTTTAATGAAACTCTTTGGGACAATCTGAACTCAAAAAAGACATTGCAATAAGTGAAAATTGTCCTTTTATGTAATCAAAAGGATAACTTATTTTCCATTAAACCGGTTATTTTCAATGTGTTCAAAGCCTCCTACCTAAGGCATCATATGCAGGGAGAACATCGACCTCAACAAAATCAGACGATTCTGTGGATTTAAACTGGAGGTTCAGGGaacgaggagaagaagaagagggAATTATTCTGGGCGGTGTCATTTTGATCTGATGTCCAATGTTTTTCTCGTATTTCAAAAACAGATCACGAATGTTGCTCAAAATATCAGCCCGGTTTTTCTTTTGGTCTTCAAAACACTTGAAGTAGTTGAGAAAGATAACCATATCTGCATCAGAGCCATTTTTTACAGCTGTTCCTTTTCCAAGGGAGCCACCCTAAAAGAAGAGGCAAAACAACAATACAAtcttttaaataaatgttttttagtttttgtttagtttagagatgcagcacgtaaacaggccctttggcccactgagtcctcgctaaCCGGTGATCCCCTTCCaatgcaccagggacaatttataatcttttaccaaagtcaattaacctacaaacctgtacgtctttggagtgtgcgaggaaaccggagcacccagagaaaacccacgcgatcaaggggagaacgtacacactccgtgcagacagcaaccgtagtcaggatcgaacctgggtctctggcgctgtaaggcagcaactctaccacttattCACAAAAAAGTTGTCGAAATCTAGAGTCTACTCTTGTGGTAGAGTGTATGGTAAGGTCCTTTGGTAGAATGACAAATAATTGATTGCATATATCAAGGGTTATTGGTTCAAATACTGATAAACCATCATTTAAATGAGCCTGGTGGCCTATTTCTGTTGGATTAGAAATGTGGGTGGCACAGTCATGCACCAgcaagagccactgcctcacaacgccagggacctgggtttgatcctgacctcgggtgctgtctgtgtggagtttgcacaatctccatgtgactgtgtgggtttcctctgggtgctccggtttccacccaaatcccaaagacgtgcaggtttgtaggttatttggcaagtgtaaaattgcccctaatttgtttcagtttcagtttagtttattgtcgcgtgtaccgaggtacagtgaaaagcttttgttgtgtgctaaccagtcatcagaaagacaataagtgattacaatcaaaccatttacattgtacagatacataagggtAGCAATTGgaggaaaagtggaataacatagaactagtgtgaatgggtgaacaatGGGCAGTGTAGACTCGGAGGGCAGAAGGGCCATTTTCCACgcagtatttctaaattaaatacAGGGTTATTAACTTATCTTGTGCTTGAGATGGCTCGGCCTACTAGAGTTGCCTTGATCTCACAAAAGGCTCAATACCACTCATGAATCCAGGCAGTGGGTTAGTTGTCAAGCATAGAATACCATGACCATGGTTGATTGCTGTGATCATAActcttcatatgttcataagtcataggagcagaattaagccctttggcccatcgagactactctgctgttcaatcatggttgatctatctttctctctcaacccaattctcctgccttcttcctgtaacccgtgacaccctaaccctgaacctgtcaatctccgctttaaaaaatcCCAAAGACTTCGCCTCCACAACtatctgtgacaataaattccacagatttaccaccctctttagccaaagaaaatcctcctcacctCTTGGGCATGAGAAATCAGGAGTATgaaattttagtttaaagatacagcccttctgcccactgagtccatgccaaccatcgatcacccgttcacatcagttccactccctacacatccggggcaattcacagaggccaattaacctacaaacccacaggtcattggattgtgggaggaaattggggcacgtgggaaacccatgcagtcacagtgtgaaggtgcaaactccacacacagacatcacctgaggtcaggatcaaacccgggtccctgtggCCACAGGGCAGCACCAGTGATCCTGAGACCTTCTTTGTGTTCCACTCCGTACCataatctactgtatctgctgttccaggtgtggactcctatatattggcgagaccaagcgatcgtttcgctgaacaccccactcagtctgcctaaaccccgCCTGATCTCCTGGTcgataaacactttaacttcccctcccattcccacactgacctttctgtcctgggcctcccccattgtcggtgaggcccagcgcaaattggaggaacagcacctcatatttcgcttgggcagcttacaccccagcggtatgagtattgtcttctctaacttcaagtaaccattgttttccgtctctctccatccctcccccttcccagttctctgaccagtccgaccgtccccctgattacatttgatctctgtttgctttgttgtcaccatcTCCTAACTGACAaagctattctacattttccttaagctgcatctcttttgatgtctcattttcacccttACACTTAccactttacccttccttatttatatctccctctcccctgaatctcagtctgaagaagggtctcaacccaaaacgtcacgcattccttctctccggagatgcagcttgtccctgagttactccagcactctgtgtctattttctgtaCCACTGCCTATTTCCGTTCAGTATACAATTCTGTCATCTCACCTTCACAGCTTTACTGATTTTATAGGGACATTGGCCCTTTAAGAACGTACAAATCTTGTCAATGGTCTCAGCCACTTGTTTCAAAAATCTTTCATCAGGTTGGAGATGTAAGTAAATAAATGTGTCCAGTTCACTGGGTGGCGTATGAAACAAATCCATAACTCTTTTCTGTAATAAAAGAAAAGATAGAATTCAGCAAAGTTAACTTCGATAGGAGCTCTGAAGAGAATCACAAAATCCTTCAGGTATGGAAATAGATCACTCAGTATACAGAGTCAATGCCAAGTCTGAATACagcaggtcacaaagtgctggaagaactcaacaggtcaggcagcatctgcggagagaaaggATTGCCGATGTttccagtcacagagtgatacagtgtggaaacaggcccctcatcccaacttgtccacaccgacctacactaatcccacctgccagcgtttggcgcacatccctctaaacctgtcctatcccagtacctgtctaaatgtttcttaaatgttgtgatagcccctgcctcaactacctcctccggcagtttgttccatacacccaccaccactgtCACCACTGTCACCACTGTCAcactgtgtgacaaagttaccccttagattgctATTAAGTCTTTCATCTGGTGGGAGTGGGCGCTGGACAAGGGACTGTAGGAagtaccagaggccatagccgtaggggaaaagatttatgaggaatctgaggggtaactttttcacacagagggtggtaggtggatggaacaagctgccagaagaagtagtttaggctgagactatcccaacgattaagaaagttagacaagtacatggataggacaggtttggagggatatggatcaaacgggggcaggtgggactagtgcagatgggacatgttggccggtgtgcgcaagttgggccgaagggcctgtttccacgctgtatcactctctgatagggttgccaactgtcccgtattagccgggacattccgtattttgggctaaattgggttgtccCGTATTTGAGGGCGGTTCAGGGTTGGACCGCCAGGCGCTTATGGGTTTTCATTCTCCGGgttaattctccccccccccccccccctccctccctctctctcctctcccttgggAGTGTTTTTAATTTCCACGTTTTCATTATTAAATCTCTTAGGCGTCTCTCAAGCGCTCACCCACCCAGCCCTGCTCGGTCGGAGGCGGAGCGCTCACAAATTCCCTGGGCACCGACGCTCAGGGAATCTCCCGAGTGCCAGCCCTCCCCCCGCAAGAGCGAACACCTGGCGAACTGTCACAGCAGGTAGCGGCTCTGACATTTGATCAACCGCCTCATTAGATCTGTTGCCGTTCGATGTCCATCTCGCCTCCTGCAAGATTCCTCACAAGTCCCTCCCTCGCCGCTTCCTCCCACTGAAAGGCTATAACACGGTTCTCTTATCTCCCTGTAAAACCCCGCCGGACGCCAGCCCCTTCTTCGgtcctgatagaaacatagaaaataggtgcaggaggaggccattcggcccttcgagccagcaccgccattcgttgtgatcatggctgatcgtccacaatcaataacccgtacctgccttctccccatatcccttgattccactagcaacctagagctctatctaactctctgttaaatccatccagtgatttggctgatTCCTGAAACTCGCCTCTTCTGTATCCActgcacgctctctctctctatctctccctctctctctctatctctccctatctctccctccctccctccctccctctctctctctctctctctctctctctctctccagcctcAGCTCAGATACCCCGCATACAAAACAGCTGACTCAATCGACCTTTCATGAAGATAAATAGGAGAGAAAGTGCACAGGGTAGCGTTAGAAACTAACAAGCCAGCTCAGGTGAGCGAGTGCGTCTGCTCAACAGAGCAGGTATAACTCTAAATATACCACAGGAAAacaattttaattaaacagtAAAGCATTAGCACTTTCTAAATAGGTCAGTATCAGTCAGAATAAGACATCACGTTTGACACATCACAGCCATTATctgctaaaccaaactaagatatGGAATAAACCATTCTTTATCGAGAAACCACCCGTTATATCGTGTAGTGTAGAAACCTACATTTTCAAAAGAGTTAAAGAAAAGTTTTTTAACAtctatcatttatatatatacatattttattttttttaacgcaaggaactgcagatgctggtttaaccaaaggggaaaaaagacacaaagtgctggagtaactcagcaggtcgggcagcatctgtggagaacacgaatACATGGTAACATATTAGATAGATTAATTTAACATGGATACATGGTAACATGTTCCCTCTTTCAGTGAAACATTATCAAACCGCAACAGCTCATTGAACACGGTGTAATGACATAAATAATATTCCTCCTCATTTGTCATTTCATGCCGTTCATTGTGTGTTTATCTGTAAAATTGTGCATCAGATTTGTGAAAAATAATCCCACAAACTATAGACAACTCACCTCCACTGTGCACAGGCTTGGATTCCTGGTGCAAATGAGTCCAACAGGGAAGTTTATTTTTAATGGTCGTTGGTTTCTATTCACTTCTCCTTCTGGTTAAGTTTCGATTCCGGactctgacatcagtcagaaatgGTTTCCATTTCCCCGTTATCGGGTTAAGTTTCCAGTTTCTATTTCCTGGTCTGACGATGCAAAATAACGAAGTCAACATCAACATCTGGAACTCATAAGATAGCGACAACAATCGACAGGCCAGGCGGCAAGTGCAACAAGAGTAACAGCGATGACAATTCAGAAATGTTTTTGTCAAAACTGGCCGATGGTGAAAATAGGTTTTAAgtgaggacacaaggaactgcaggtgctatctGTTTACAGAAACAGATgcaaaagggctggagtaacgcagcgggtcaggcagcacctctggacaggCGCCCTGTTTCAGTGAAGACAAGTTAGTTTTAAGTAGCAGActggaagctggaaagggtgcagagaagatttacgaggatgttgtcagggcttgtgggcctgagctccagggagaggttgggcaggtgaggactgtattccttgcagcacaggaggatgaggatctTATGGAGCTCATATTAAATATAAATCATATTAAATATAAATcattaaatataaaattaaatattatatttaatatttaatgcttttattgttgggctgtgttttgggggttttggggttgtgtaatttgaatgcctatttaatgcttttattgttggactgtgttttgggagttttttggggttgtgtaattttaatgcttatttaatgcttttattgttggactgtgggtgactgaatttcgtccaatattggatgacaaataaagctatcttgaatcttgaatcttgaatcttggaggtgGAGAGACCATGAATAGATATAGTAGttgtagagtcttttacccagagtaggggaatcaagaaccagaggatataggtttaagatggagaggggaaagatttaataggaacctgagggggcaatgttttcacacagaggatggtgggcatatagaacaagctgctggaggaggtagttgaggcagattctatcgcaatgtttaagaaacatttggacaggtacatgtacacgCTCTATGTCTTCTTtcttcagtagggttgccaactatctcaccccCATATAAGGGAAAAggggacgtcaccgccctgcgccccacgtgacctcacccagccaacggccacgtgctcccactccaccaatggcggctacccgggccgggaggcaggttgctacacaacctccgttaggcggcccccgggcctacactgtccggtcctacactatccaggcctacactgtccgggcctacacagtccgggcctacactgtccgggctgacACTGTCCGGGtcgacagtgtcagggcctacactgtccggacctacagtatcagggtctacagcatccgggcctacagcgtccgggcctacagcgccctggcCCACATTGTCTTGGCCTACAacgccctccgggcctaatacgggacaagggcggtcccgtacgggacaaaccaatataacccaaaatacgggatgtcccggctaataggggacATTTGGCAACCCTGTTCTTCAGCAACTGTGGCTTCACCCCTGCTGTTGTAGATccctctgtccgaagaagggtctcaaccctaaacgccaccaattccttctacccagagatgctgcctggcccgctgagtcactccagcacttt
This Rhinoraja longicauda isolate Sanriku21f chromosome 25, sRhiLon1.1, whole genome shotgun sequence DNA region includes the following protein-coding sequences:
- the LOC144606091 gene encoding 2'-5'-oligoadenylate synthase 1-like, with amino-acid sequence MDLFHTPPSELDTFIYLHLQPDERFLKQVAETIDKICTFLKGQCPYKISKAVKGGSLGKGTAVKNGSDADMVIFLNYFKCFEDQKKNRADILSNIRDLFLKYEKNIGHQIKMTPPRIIPSSSSPRSLNLQFKSTESSDFVEVDVLPAYDALGQLTGTRPNHQVYEALIKTGERGGEFSTCFTELQRDFIIIRPTKLKGLIRLVKYWYTEHVRRPYKPQLRVGEDLPPKYALELLIIYAWESAGKGEKFSTAEGFRTVLELIVQYKQLWIF